In one Sebastes umbrosus isolate fSebUmb1 chromosome 13, fSebUmb1.pri, whole genome shotgun sequence genomic region, the following are encoded:
- the LOC119500177 gene encoding interleukin-1 receptor type 1 has protein sequence MAATSRVFSLAALLSLTFTVAHSHSGATDTYHVSVGRLFLLRCLFADDHTKVTWSKEGRQHDLGLPSGVEVRDGVLWFLNVQMSHNGFYKCEKRDQTGVTNVTFGVSVSSGECPDPAENKRIDKGGNDGLACKQPEIFRLNNTRNVRWMKDCQPVERPEEHFFVQEDGFMRLTPATKGDAGKYTCLVDISLNGRKYTAARSAVLTINKQIAVVPVPEVLYPQQEVVVVEEGGRVELHCRAYIGYSENPVTLMYWTVDGNDSEEYKELNDTWKFSPERDKVYGNATLFISKVRRQFLNVPIYCHVSTTGGQKYGVVWLQEADHSALYTRVALCLAALLAVLGLAVAYLFFKVELVLAHRKLMSHFSKRAPDGKLYDAYVSFLPPDTTSSAETASLALHVLPEVLEKQHGYSLYIRGRDDCPGEAVHDAIAATVRQCRRLIIILSPDINTEEVSLRDNQTQLCYEQKVGLHDALTQNEPRVILVEIDGPVDYTCLPESLRYIKRKQGALKWKKPSPGSHKLTKLRSNRNFWKNLRYHMPSVPAGSLQTVV, from the exons ATGGCAGCGACAAGCCGGGTCTTCTCGCTGGCTGCACTGCTCTCTCTGACATTCACGGTGGCACACA GCCACAGCGGGGCGACAGACACCTACCATGTGAGCGTCGGCCGCCTCTTTCTGCTGAGGTGCCTGTTTGCTGATGACCACACCAAGGTGACGTGGAGCAAAGAGGGGAGGCAGCATGACCTCGGCCTGCCCTCCGGAGTGGAGGTCAGGGACGGGGTGCTGTGGTTTCTAAATGTGCAGATGTCCCATAATGGATTCTACAAATGTGAGAAAAG GGACCAGACCGGAGTAACCAATGTGACGTTTGGGGTGTCAGTGTCCAGCGGAGAGTGTCCTGATCCAGCTGAAAACAAACGCATCGACAAGGGAGGCAACGACGGTCTGGCTTGCAAACAGCCAGAGATCTTCAGGCTGAACAACACCAGGAACGTACGATGGATGAAG GACTGCCAGCCGGTGGAGCGACCAGAGGAGCACTTCTTTGTGCAGGAGGATGGCTTCATGAGACTGACTCCTGCCACAAAGGGGGATGCTGGGAAATACACCTGCCTGGTAGACATTAGCTTGAACGGCAGGAAGTACACCGCCGCACGCAGCGCTGTCCTCACTATTAACAAAC AGATTGCAGTCGTTCCAGTTCCTGAGGTGCTGTATCCTCAACAGGAAGTGGTCGTGGTTGAAGAAG GCGGGAGAGTGGAGCTGCACTGTCGAGCCTACATTGGCTACAGTGAGAACCCGGTGACCCTCATGTATTGGACTGTTGACGGGAACGATTCTGAAGAATACAAGGAACTCAATGATACCTGGAAATT TTCTCCCGAGAGAGACAAGGTGTACGGTAACgccactctgttcatctctaaAGTTCGTCGGCAGTTCCTGAACGTCCCCATCTATTGCCATGTATCCACCACAGGTGGACAAAAATACGGCGTTGTGTGGCTTCAAGAAG CCGACCACAGCGCCCTCTACACCAGAGTGGCTCTGTGCCTCGCCGCCTTGCTGGCTGTTCTGGGCCTCGCCGTCGCCTATCTCTTCTTTAAAGTGGAGCTGGTGTTGGCTCACAGGAAACTGATGAGCCATTTCTCCAAACGAG CTCCCGACGGGAAGCTCTACGACGCCTACGTGAGCTTCCTCCCTCCCGACACCACGAGTTCGGCAGAGACGGCGAGCTTGGCCCTGCACGTCCTCCCCGAGGTGCTGGAGAAACAACATGGCTACTCGCTGTACATCAGAGGACGGGACGACTGCCCCGGAGAAG CGGTGCACGATGCCATTGCTGCTACAGTGCGTCAGTGCCGCAGACTGATAATCATCCTGTCGCCTGACATCAACACAGAGGAAGTGTCACTGCGTGACAACCAAACCCAGCTGTGCTACGAGCAGAAAGTTGGCCTTCACGACGCTTTGACCCAGAACGAACCCCGAGTGATTTTGGTGGAGATCG ACGGTCCGGTGGATTACACCTGCCTGCCAGAGTCACTGCGTTATATCAAGAGGAAACAAGGAGCTCTGAAGTGGAAGAAACCCTCCCCGGGATCACACAAACTCACCAAGTTGCGCTCAAACAGAAACTTCTGGAAGAATCTGAGGTACCACATGCCCTCAGTGCCTGCAGGGAGCCTCCAGACTGTTGTTTAA